The Triticum urartu cultivar G1812 chromosome 6, Tu2.1, whole genome shotgun sequence genome includes the window TGTCACGTGTTCTGTCGAGCCAAGCACGCGCAATTAGCTGTGGTTCTAGAACTTCAGGAAGAAGGAGCGGCAGCTAACCGTGCGACCAAATGGACTGCAAGAGGCAACGAGCGGGGGGCTCTGGGGTTGTACGGCCTGTGGCCTTGCGGCGTAGCGGCCTCCACCAGAGGTGGGAGGACGCAGTTGTACAGACATCATGTTCTTTACTTCGTCTTGCATCTGATCTTGTATGTGCTTCAACTTTGGCCTGCAAAGGGAATCCTCAGCAACATGGTTCACATTCAGGCAGCCAGGCTCCTAGTAGGGACAGGTTGCCATGATTTCACAGGATCCAAAAAAACTGACAGAGTATGATTACTGAGAACTAGTACATTTATGTTTCTTTACAAGAGCATTAGCAAATTTTATGTTAACTTGGAGTACGAATAGCCTTGACTTGACATACTAGGAACCAGGTGCAGTTCTACAGTGTAACAATTGCCAAACACTAAGTCAGGGAACCTCTGGCCCAGTAGAAAAAGAAACGACAAGCAAAAGGACATCTGTCGTATTCTATACTGTTAGTTTTTGTATCAGATCACAATGATGACTGGAGAAGAAAGTAGTGCTCATTGACTGAACTGATATATGCATAATTGTACATTCATGCCTTTCAGTGCAGCCTCCAACTAATTCTTGCCTAAGACTTTGTTAAACTTAACTAGGCAGTTCATAAGCTATTCTTCTCATTGTCATATCTGTAGAGGTCTAAGAGAAATATACGTATCACTGCCAGATGAACTTACCCCAATAATACAACCATTGCAACGACGTTATATTCCTGCATCCGCTCAGCAATAGTACAATCGGAGCCCTGTTCCAATAGAACCTGTTCAGGCATGAAAAGGTATCATTGCATGATGTTGAGGTTAAGTAACGATTCAAACGGAGATGAATATAACTTAATCTGGCACATGCTAGGAGAAAGGCACAAGTTCACACCGAGTCAATAAACAGAGGCTGATACTCTTCCAAAAGAATGTGGTTAACACTCTTGTAGGAGTTGAAGTCCCATTTTTCTCCACTCTCATACCGGCCACTTGTAAACCAATCTACAATGACCAAGTTAGAATCCCCGGATACGTGAAACACTTGCTTCTGGTAATATCGAGCGGTTGAGAAGCAGGTTACGGGATCTGGAATAACTGCAAGCAGTGCATCTTTTCCAACTGTTGCCTACTGCATGTAACAAATTATTGTTATATTTGTAAGAATTGAAGCAGTCACCTTAGAAATTGAGGGCCAAGGTGTATCAATTTCCTTTAAAGAAACATTACCTCTAGTACCTGCTCAGAACATTTTGAACCCACAGCCTTGTAAACCTACACATGTACTTGGCGATTAGGAAACAAACAGAGACTTGCTGGGGAATTAGCTATTAAGTTCAAAATTGGCAACTGCTAACCATACCAAGAACTGAAGCATTTCACAAACTGCTAACCATACCAAGATTTTTTTTGTTAATTTGTCTAGTAAACAGTAGCCAGTTTCCTACatgggtctgtctaggacacatctagagatgtgactctgtttgtggtctatttttttgtccttgttttttttgtttcttattGCTGCATTATATatttgtgggagcttagatgtgacattcttaaaaaacatctagatgtgaattagacaaactgttCCTACATTGATAAATAACTTAACACCACGAAGTTATACATACttctttgggggggggggggggggggggtNNNNNNNNNNNNNNNNNNNNNNNNNNNNNNNNNNNNNNNNNNNNNNNNNNNNNNNNNNNNNNNNNNNNNNNNNNNNNNNNNNNNNNNNNNNNNNNNNNNNNNNNNNNNNNNNNNNNNNNNNNNNNNNNNNNNNNNNNNNNNNNNNNNNNNNNNNNNNNNNNNNNNNNNNNNNNNNNNNNNNNNNNNNNNNNNNNNNNNNNNNNNNNNNNNNNNNNNNNNNNNNNNNNNNNNNNNNNNNNNNNNNNNNNNNNNNNNNNNNNNNNNNNNNNNNNNNNNNNNNNNNNNNNNNNNNNNNNNNNNNNNNNNNNNNNNNNNNNNNNNNNNNNNNNNNNNNNNNNNNNNNNNNNNNNNNNNNNNNNNNNNNNNNNNNNNNNNNNNNNNNNNNNNNNNNNNNNNNNNNNNNNNNNNNNNNNNNNNNNNNNNNNNNNNNNNNNNNNNNNNNNNNNNNNNNNNNNNNNNNNNNNNNNNNNNNNNNNNNNNNNNNNNNNNNNNNNNNNNNNNNNNNNNNNNNNNNNNNNNNNNNNNNNNNNNNNNNNNNNNNNNNNNNNNNNNNNNNNNNNNNNNNNNNNNNNNNNNNNNNNNNNNNNNNNNNNNNNNNNNNNNNNNNNNNNNNNNNNNNNNNNNNNNNNNNNNNNNNNNNNNNNNNNNNNNNNNNNNNNNNNNNNNNNNNNNNNNNNNNNNNNNNNNNNNNNNNNNNNNNNNNNNNNNNNNNNNNNNNNNNNNNNNNNNNNNNNNNNNNNNNNNNNNNNNNNNNNNNNNNNNNNNNNNNNNNNNNNNNNNNNNNNNNNNNNNNNNNNNNNNNNNNNNNNNNNNNNNNNNNNNNNNNNNNNNNNNNNNNNNNNNNNNNNNNNNNNNNNNNNNNNNNNNNNNNNNNNNNNNNNNNNNNNNNNNNNNNNNNNNNNNNNNNNNNNNNNNNNNNNNNNNNNNNNNNNNNNNNNNNNNNNNNNNNNNNNNNNNNNNNNNNNNNNNNNNNNNNNNNNNNNNNNNNNNNNNNNNNNNNatttatcaaagccgaacgatacaaatagtgcggtaagcaaaagatattggactattcagtatgtcctgaccaggggcaggccgcggaattgtatttaaaacaggtataccgctcgtaacagagaccacctgggagttccataatgcggcatggcttgtctgcttccctggatcttgcatcgtttgtgcggcagttgaattgccgaataggtcgtccgaagtatggagtcctgaaagaaaaaagaatccggcagcccctagtacgttttaagccgtattttgggttgccgttattgtgccccttcccctgtgcccatggtatttcaaggcgtagttatgtacgcgaggcactggtttcgctatgtcgagggctggggttggggccgcattgctacctgctcagaacgtgccaggcggtcctgctggggttactccgggcgcgcttggcagtgtctggctttttaacggccggactggagaattgcctaagaaggctactttgtacttccgctgcgagagccgccgtgtgctcctccgtacggagggagcgttcgtgtttccgttgaccgtgattactcctcgagggcctggcatcttgagcttgagatatgcgtagtgcgggtAGACCGTGATAGCCACTGCCGGGCTCGACAGTCTTTCGGGGTGGACGATTGACTTTGCGTTAAGGTGTCGCAATGTAGGCTCAGTACACTTGATGGTCTCGTCGTTGACCGTGATTTCCTCGAACGGAGAAGTTAATCTTTCGATGATCTTGCAGTGAGCTATGCGTAGtcgcaccgcattgaactttgcgaatgcggttcgtccgagcagggcgtgatagccactgcgaaacgggactatatcgaagattaactcttcgcttcggaaattgtccggggatccgaagaccacgtcaagtgttactgagcctgtacagttggcttctacacctggtataacgcctttaaaggtcgttcttgtgggcttaatccttgagggatctatgcccattttccgcactgtatcctggtaaagcaggttcaggctacttccgccgtccatgaggactcttgtgagatgaaatccgtcgatgaattgggtcgagaaccaatgcggcgaagccgccatgacggatgctagtgggatggtcccttcgatcaaaagtgatcgggcaggaggaccatgggttgaactttggggcgactggctccatcgcgtatacgtcccgtagcgcacgcttccgctccctcttgggaatgtgggttgcgtatatcatgttcaccgtccgcacttgtggggaaagcccttctgtccactgttgttcggcggcctgggctcctcctcgcatcgctatgcagccccttgtcttttttcggctcttaacttgcctgcctgcttgaacacccaacaatccctgttggtgtgattggctggccttttcgggggtgccatgtatctggcacaagcggtcgagtattcggtccaaaactggacgggccctgagtattctttttgaatggctttttccgctgaccggatttatagcctctgaatccggcattaactgccgtgtccttcattgctgtcgctgtaaGCGGCGTTTGCTATTCCGACGTgtctgccacttttgtccttggtatccgaattaccagggttctttgataagttgttactgcgagctagccagctgtcttctcccgcgcaaaagcgggtcatgagtgtcgtgagggctgccatggatttcggcttttcctgtcccaggtgccgggcaagccactcgtcgcggatgttatgcttgaaggctgctagggcctctgcgtccggacagtcgactatctggtttttctttgttaggaaccgtgtccagaattgcctggccgattcctctggctgctgaattatgtggcttaagtcatcggcatccggtggtcgcacataagtgccctggaagttgtcgaggaatgcggcttccaggtcctcccaagaaccgattgagtctgctggcaagctgttaagccaatgccgggccggtcccttaagtttgagcgggaggtatttgatggcgtgtagatcatcgccgcgggccatgtggatatggaggagataatcctcaatccataccgcaggatctgttgttccatcatatgattcgatgtttacgggtttgaaaccctctgggattttatgatccattacttcgtctgtgaagcataatgggtgtgcggcgcctctatactgggctatatcacgacgcagctcgaaggactatgtctgttgtgttcggcccggccggatttgttgtatccggaagatcaccgtcacgtgccgtggggcgcctgcgcgatccgtagatcgatcttgtttgtcttgcctgtatcctccagtatgtctcgcaggtctggcgcattttcccgtgccttagttgagcggcgtcggggcatggcttgggtggagggccgagaggcctctctgtcgcggccgcgaggtggccggtctgccatgtcgtgcgctggtgatgtaggtgcttcctcctctgatcggggtagcggcctgcgctttgggtaactcttggaggggcgttcgagttcatactcttcggccgcaaggacttcagtccatctgtcagctagcaaatcttgggacagctctaagctgttgctgctttttcttgaggctgcttgccgtggctaaaagcctgcgtttaaaacgctcttgttcggcggggtctgatggtatgacgaattcgtcgtcatcgaggcttgcctcgtcttcggagggaggcgtatagttatcatcctcgacctctcggtctgccgctctctcagggctggcttctccatcttcctgtgccgaatcttgctgaggtgggtgttcttcggcgctatccggggtagtattatctcccgtgccggaatcaccgtttttgctttggcgggatttagagcggcgccgctgacgccggcgctttggctgtttcttggaggtgtcatccccgctgttccatcgccatctccatcttttggagtatccaccatgtatatatcatatgacgaggtggccttccagcgccctacaggtgctggttcctgttcgtctcctgcatcgtcgtccataccgtcgatgtcttcggagtcgaagtcaagcatgtcggttaaatcgtcgacagtggctacaaagtgggtggtgggtgggcttcgaatttcttcgtcgtccgcatcccatccttgctgaccgtagtccggccatgcctctcctgataaagagagagactttagtgagttcaggatgtcgccgaagggcgagtgctgaaagatgtcgcggcggtgaactccattatcggcgcccaatcggattcgatcggtaggggcgcggggggttcggagtccggagaggaatccggatcctcggagtcacgggtcacGCAAACGCGGGGCTGACgtggctcgatcgcctttgagatcgtagcccctgaggtgacgtccagccgctcatcctcgattggcgcaataggctccggaTTAAGGGGTAGGAACCGGTGCGCGTGCGGCCTCcaggcactgttcggcggcagagcaagatcatgcctctcaaaacagtgcggcgcgcttggctgtggctcgaatccgtcgaagatcaaatccccgcggatgtctgccgtgtagtttaagcttccaaacctgacctgatggccaggggcgtatctttcgatctgctccaggtggccaagcgaattggcccgcagtgcgaagccgccgaagatgaagatctgtccggggagaaaagtctcaccctggaccgcatcgtcgttgatgatcaaaggagccatcgggcctaaaagtgacgacacagaggaactctcaatgaaagcaccaatgtcggtgtcaaaaccggcggatctcgggtagggggtccgaactgtgcgtctaggcggatggtaacaggagacaagggacatgatgtttttacccaggttcgggccctctcgatggaggtaaaaccctactcctgcttgattaatattgatgatatgggtagtacaagagtagatctaaccagaggctaacaccctagaagctagcctatggtatgatgtTTCAATCTTACAATTTCCGGCTTAGTTAattttatttctcgggttcgagAGTCCTATGTCTCCCTggtttttttttaattttttttttatttttttttttttttttttttatttttttttttttttttttttttttttttttttttttttttttttttttttttttttttttttttttttttttttttttttttttttttttttttttttactTTGTTGTCTTGTCAtgtctcatatcatgtcatcatgtgcattgcatttgcatacgtgttcatctcatgcattcgagcattttccccgttgtccgttttgcattccggcgctccgttctcctccggtggtcatttctacctttctttcgtgtgtggggattaaacatttccggattggaccgagacttgccaagcggccttggtttactaccggtagaccgcctgtcaagtttcgtaccatttggacttcgtttgatgctccaacggttaaccgagggaccgaaaaggcctcgtgtgtgttgcagcccaacacccctccaagttggcccaaaacccaccaaacctctccatcatctagagcgttcgatcacgatcgcgtggccgaaaaccgcacctcatttggactctcctagctccctctatgcctatatataccccccattccaaatctcggatcccctcaaaccctaaaaaaatcactcctccggccggacacgtccgtccccggccggacagatgccgccgccgcccgcagccagtgggcgccgccacgtggccgcc containing:
- the LOC125516757 gene encoding urease accessory protein D-like, whose amino-acid sequence is MEHRRREVAVEQAVQLVAGQVLAAAQVAAAAQDSRPGGWVYKAVGSKCSEQVLEATVGKDALLAVIPDPVTCFSTARYYQKQVFHVSGDSNLVIVDWFTSGRYESGEKWDFNSYKSVNHILLEEYQPLFIDSVLLEQGSDCTIAERMQEYNVVAMVVLLGPKLKHIQDQMQDEVKNMMSVQLRPPTSGGGRYAARPQAVQPQSPPLVASCSPFGRTGTGMVARIVAVSTESVYTFLRHHLAALEPFLGVAPYSSS